A window from Polynucleobacter sp. MWH-UH25E encodes these proteins:
- a CDS encoding AzlD domain-containing protein: MNVIHNMADALSGWGLWIALVGACLGTYFCRAIGVLLSNSINQDSEIFRWLSAVTYTMVAALTIRLIVMPLGLMATVPLWIRILVCVLSIGVMVSKPTRRLVPALLTGTLLMVGYGVIR; the protein is encoded by the coding sequence ATGAATGTGATTCATAACATGGCTGATGCGCTCTCAGGCTGGGGTTTATGGATCGCTTTAGTTGGCGCCTGTCTCGGTACGTACTTTTGCAGAGCTATTGGTGTCTTACTTTCTAATAGCATCAATCAAGACAGCGAGATCTTTCGTTGGCTCTCTGCAGTAACCTATACGATGGTTGCAGCATTAACTATTCGTTTGATTGTGATGCCATTAGGTTTAATGGCGACCGTGCCTTTATGGATCCGCATTTTGGTTTGCGTACTCAGTATTGGTGTGATGGTATCCAAGCCTACCAGGCGCTTAGTACCCGCTTTATTAACGGGTACCTTGCTCATGGTTGGTTATGGAGTAATCCGCTAA
- a CDS encoding AzlC family ABC transporter permease produces the protein MSSHETPVVQRFQNRQDAFWSGIRDAAGAPAMVLFAGMVGFGAMGKTNGFDVWFTSFTTFFMFALPGQVVLLEMAITGSSVLAIALAVTLTSTRFVTMTVTLFPQFHQKDRNRNLYASVHLLAMTAWAISMKEFHSIEVKHRLSYFVGLGLLCWLISIPGTILGFYLAGMVPPAVTLGLVFINPLFFLLTFTEVKPWINRIAICMGCIFGPIFFLIDRDTSLLTAGLVGGTLAYFIDRKFLRKRAGVIG, from the coding sequence ATGTCTTCCCATGAAACTCCTGTAGTGCAACGCTTCCAAAATCGTCAGGATGCATTTTGGTCGGGTATACGGGATGCAGCTGGTGCCCCAGCCATGGTTCTATTCGCGGGTATGGTGGGCTTTGGTGCGATGGGTAAGACCAACGGCTTTGATGTTTGGTTTACGAGCTTTACTACATTCTTCATGTTTGCCTTGCCAGGTCAAGTCGTGCTTTTAGAAATGGCAATCACTGGTTCTTCAGTATTGGCAATTGCATTGGCAGTGACTTTGACCTCAACACGTTTTGTCACGATGACAGTGACACTCTTTCCGCAGTTTCATCAAAAAGATCGCAATCGTAATTTATATGCCTCAGTGCATTTATTGGCGATGACCGCATGGGCCATCTCCATGAAGGAGTTTCATTCGATTGAGGTGAAACATCGCTTAAGTTATTTCGTGGGCTTAGGTTTGCTTTGCTGGTTGATTTCAATTCCTGGAACGATTCTGGGTTTTTATCTAGCCGGCATGGTTCCGCCCGCGGTGACTTTGGGCTTGGTGTTTATTAACCCATTGTTCTTCTTACTGACATTTACTGAAGTGAAGCCCTGGATTAATCGAATCGCTATTTGTATGGGCTGTATCTTTGGCCCGATCTTTTTCTTAATTGATCGTGATACCAGTCTGTTAACAGCAGGTTTGGTTGGCGGCACTCTAGCTTACTTTATCGACCGTAAGTTCTTGCGCAAGAGAGCAGGGGTGATCGGCTAA
- the queG gene encoding tRNA epoxyqueuosine(34) reductase QueG yields the protein MPLSTDPSSQASGQASLEDAASLRTWLGVKAVELGFDDLRITDTVLGHASQRLQEWLAQGRHGHMDYMQRHADLRANPGLLVPGALRVICVSMNYLSPDIDFDAEWQGIETPIKASVSIYARGRDYHKVLRNRLQEFAKAIEEKIGPFGYRVFTDSAPLMEVELARKAGLGWRGKHTLLLNRESGSTFFLGEILVDIPLPVDEPQVAHCGTCQSCIDICPTQAITAPYQLDARRCISYLTIENPGAIPVEFRKAMGNRVYGCDDCQLICPWNKFAKRSQLPDFVQRHGLGQATLLQLWSWTEAEFNQRHEGSAIRRIGYARWRRNLAVGLGNALASPQVSNEDKRSIRQALQNAMATADPLVAEHIEWALSIETSKD from the coding sequence ATGCCTTTATCCACTGATCCTTCAAGTCAAGCGTCAGGTCAAGCATCGCTAGAAGATGCTGCCTCGCTGCGTACATGGCTTGGTGTAAAGGCGGTGGAGTTGGGCTTTGATGATCTGCGGATTACCGATACCGTATTAGGTCACGCCAGCCAAAGACTCCAAGAATGGTTGGCACAAGGGCGCCATGGGCACATGGACTACATGCAACGTCATGCGGACTTACGAGCAAATCCTGGGCTACTGGTACCAGGCGCTCTCAGGGTTATCTGCGTGTCCATGAACTACCTTTCGCCTGACATCGATTTCGATGCAGAGTGGCAAGGCATAGAGACCCCAATAAAAGCTTCAGTCTCGATCTATGCTCGAGGTCGCGACTATCACAAGGTATTGCGCAATCGTTTGCAAGAATTTGCCAAAGCGATTGAAGAAAAGATTGGACCGTTTGGCTATCGCGTGTTTACGGATTCAGCGCCATTGATGGAGGTGGAGCTTGCACGCAAAGCAGGGCTCGGTTGGCGCGGCAAGCACACGCTATTACTCAATCGAGAATCGGGCTCTACCTTTTTCTTAGGTGAGATCTTGGTTGATATTCCCTTGCCGGTAGATGAGCCTCAAGTAGCGCATTGTGGAACATGCCAGTCTTGTATTGATATCTGCCCAACACAAGCGATTACTGCGCCTTATCAATTAGATGCACGACGGTGCATTTCGTATTTGACGATTGAAAATCCAGGGGCTATTCCAGTCGAGTTTCGTAAAGCAATGGGTAATCGTGTTTATGGTTGCGATGATTGCCAGCTTATTTGCCCATGGAATAAATTTGCCAAGCGATCGCAACTTCCTGACTTTGTCCAACGTCATGGTCTAGGTCAGGCTACATTGTTGCAGCTATGGTCATGGACTGAAGCGGAATTTAATCAACGCCACGAAGGTAGTGCGATTCGACGCATTGGATATGCTCGCTGGCGTCGTAATCTCGCTGTTGGCTTGGGCAATGCCTTAGCTAGCCCTCAAGTAAGTAATGAAGATAAGCGATCCATACGTCAAGCCTTGCAAAATGCCATGGCTACTGCAGACCCTTTAGTGGCCGAACACATTGAGTGGGCTCTCTCAATTGAAACAAGCAAAGATTGA
- the tsaE gene encoding tRNA (adenosine(37)-N6)-threonylcarbamoyltransferase complex ATPase subunit type 1 TsaE, giving the protein MAKIPEPLDTITQYCRQEADTAQLAQGIAASIQKKIEQSPDSHLNIALEGDLGAGKTTFAKYLIQGLGYTGKVKSPTYTLCEPYPLQADNTQYSAHHFDLYRMRDPLEWQEAGFAEFFDVSGFCLIEWPEKAEGTLPPFDIEIALEAGANENERSIKISALSEQGLTLLKSIG; this is encoded by the coding sequence ATGGCCAAAATACCAGAACCACTGGACACCATTACGCAATATTGTAGGCAGGAAGCGGATACCGCTCAGCTCGCCCAAGGCATTGCCGCCAGTATTCAGAAAAAGATAGAACAGAGTCCTGACAGCCATCTCAATATAGCGCTTGAGGGTGATTTAGGGGCAGGCAAAACTACCTTTGCAAAATACCTCATTCAAGGTCTTGGTTATACAGGCAAAGTAAAGAGCCCCACCTATACATTGTGTGAGCCTTACCCACTTCAGGCTGACAACACCCAATACTCTGCACATCACTTTGATCTGTATCGCATGCGCGATCCATTGGAATGGCAAGAAGCTGGGTTTGCAGAATTTTTTGATGTGTCTGGATTTTGTTTAATTGAGTGGCCAGAAAAAGCAGAAGGCACTTTGCCGCCATTTGATATTGAGATCGCGCTTGAGGCCGGAGCAAATGAGAATGAACGATCCATCAAGATCAGCGCATTATCAGAACAAGGTCTGACCCTTTTAAAAAGTATTGGCTAA
- a CDS encoding N-acetylmuramoyl-L-alanine amidase translates to MPKPNTPKILNSQVSFSRRRHLKTTAKALGLVLLLGELDLAWGAKILGVRVWPSEDYTRITLESDTPLPITQQILTNPDRLVVDVQGLELNPTLKDLVAKVKPNDPYVSQIRVGQFQPGIVRLVFDLKEPIKPQLFTLDPVGEYNYRMVFDLYPSTPPDPLMELVKNSARKETALAKSNEEVDLIAQFATKKDKEVAKAPSGPVAQAIPETKEAAAPAKYKRLITIAIDPGHGGEDPGAIGSLGSKEKHVVLSIAKRLRDKIENESYMRPFLTRDGDYFVPLHTRVQKARRVEADLFVSIHADAFIQPHAKGASVFALSQMGASSTMARWMANKENASDLIGGINIKVQDRQVANLLLDMSTTAQIKDSLQVGNSVLKQIGGFAPLHKGKVEQAGFAVLKAPDVPSILVETAFISNPQEESKLNDDGYQDRIADAILKGIKDYFAKNPPVARRGNA, encoded by the coding sequence ATGCCTAAGCCAAATACTCCCAAGATACTCAATTCACAGGTTAGCTTTTCGAGAAGACGCCATCTCAAAACTACCGCTAAGGCGCTTGGCCTAGTGCTGCTACTGGGAGAGCTTGATCTCGCTTGGGGCGCCAAGATCTTGGGCGTGCGTGTTTGGCCTTCTGAAGACTACACGCGTATTACGCTTGAGTCTGATACGCCTTTACCTATTACCCAGCAGATTCTGACCAACCCTGATCGCTTGGTGGTTGATGTTCAAGGCCTGGAACTCAACCCAACCCTCAAAGATCTCGTTGCTAAAGTAAAGCCGAATGATCCTTATGTCTCACAAATCCGAGTTGGTCAATTTCAGCCGGGTATTGTGCGCTTGGTATTTGACTTAAAAGAACCAATCAAACCACAGCTCTTCACATTAGATCCCGTTGGTGAATACAACTACCGTATGGTGTTTGACTTATACCCAAGCACTCCACCCGACCCACTAATGGAGTTAGTGAAAAATAGCGCCCGCAAGGAAACGGCTTTAGCTAAATCCAATGAAGAAGTCGATTTAATTGCGCAATTTGCTACCAAGAAAGATAAAGAGGTTGCCAAGGCCCCCTCTGGTCCAGTGGCTCAAGCTATTCCAGAGACCAAGGAAGCTGCTGCTCCTGCCAAATACAAGCGCTTGATTACGATTGCGATTGATCCCGGCCATGGTGGCGAAGATCCTGGGGCTATTGGCTCCTTAGGATCTAAAGAAAAGCATGTCGTTTTGTCGATTGCCAAGCGTTTGCGCGACAAGATTGAAAATGAATCATACATGCGCCCTTTCTTAACCAGAGATGGTGATTACTTTGTGCCTTTGCATACTCGAGTACAAAAAGCCAGAAGAGTTGAGGCTGATTTATTTGTATCGATACATGCAGATGCCTTTATTCAGCCTCACGCAAAAGGCGCATCCGTTTTTGCTCTTTCACAGATGGGGGCTAGTAGTACGATGGCGCGTTGGATGGCCAATAAAGAAAATGCTTCAGATTTGATTGGCGGCATCAATATTAAAGTCCAAGATCGACAAGTAGCTAACCTACTATTAGATATGTCGACCACTGCTCAGATTAAGGATTCATTGCAAGTAGGCAATTCTGTCTTAAAACAAATTGGTGGATTTGCGCCCTTACATAAAGGCAAGGTTGAGCAAGCGGGTTTTGCGGTTCTTAAGGCGCCAGACGTTCCATCCATCCTCGTAGAGACCGCATTTATCAGCAACCCCCAAGAAGAATCCAAATTAAATGATGATGGCTACCAAGACCGTATTGCCGATGCCATTTTGAAGGGAATTAAGGACTATTTTGCGAAGAATCCACCCGTCGCCAGACGGGGCAACGCATAG
- a CDS encoding HD domain-containing phosphohydrolase gives MNDHQLVKQVWALAAYSNAIKVLLRAKTQLELVQGVCEGITNQFPYVVSWVGLIKENHTKDLLVAGVSGSASAYADGIVVSWDENMPSGRGPLGTAIRTQKPSIVNNCDVDPNFLPWRDRAQKFGIKSCVAVPLQAGEKVIGGLIVYASIANAFSLPEIHLFEGLADEIAFGIEGLQNQAIIEQDKLRQEESQKLLIKSLESMVGAMSTTMELRDPYTAGHQYRVAIISEAIAKELGCTSDQIHGLKLAALVHDIGKISIPAEILMKPVALTDHEHAILRDHVNNGYKVLKEIPFVWPIAEIVRQHHERIDGSGYPLGLKGDQILLESKILAVADTLESMSSFRPYRPALGIDKAMELVLSESGNQLDPLPVQAAKKLYDQGALNMLISRK, from the coding sequence ATGAATGATCATCAGTTGGTGAAACAAGTTTGGGCCTTAGCGGCTTATTCAAATGCAATTAAAGTTTTGCTCAGGGCAAAGACGCAGCTAGAGCTGGTTCAGGGTGTTTGTGAAGGAATTACGAATCAATTTCCTTACGTAGTGTCTTGGGTAGGATTGATTAAGGAAAATCACACTAAGGATCTACTAGTTGCAGGTGTATCGGGTTCTGCAAGCGCGTACGCTGATGGAATTGTGGTGAGCTGGGATGAGAATATGCCCAGTGGTAGAGGTCCTTTGGGTACCGCAATCCGAACTCAAAAACCGTCCATAGTTAATAATTGTGATGTTGACCCAAATTTTTTGCCGTGGAGAGATCGAGCACAAAAATTTGGAATTAAAAGCTGTGTTGCTGTTCCTTTGCAAGCAGGGGAAAAAGTTATTGGTGGCTTAATAGTCTATGCAAGCATTGCTAATGCATTTTCATTGCCTGAAATCCATTTATTTGAAGGCCTTGCTGATGAAATTGCTTTTGGTATAGAGGGTTTGCAAAATCAAGCAATCATAGAACAAGATAAGTTACGCCAAGAAGAGTCTCAAAAACTTCTGATTAAGTCATTAGAGTCAATGGTTGGTGCAATGTCTACAACTATGGAATTGCGCGACCCATATACTGCAGGACATCAATATCGTGTAGCCATTATTTCAGAGGCTATTGCCAAGGAGTTAGGCTGTACTTCAGATCAAATTCATGGGCTGAAATTAGCCGCCTTGGTTCATGACATCGGAAAAATATCAATTCCTGCTGAAATATTAATGAAGCCAGTTGCACTGACTGATCATGAGCATGCCATCTTAAGAGATCACGTCAATAATGGATATAAGGTGCTTAAGGAAATTCCTTTTGTATGGCCAATCGCTGAGATAGTTAGACAGCATCATGAGAGAATTGATGGCTCTGGTTACCCGTTGGGACTAAAAGGCGATCAAATATTGCTAGAGTCAAAGATACTGGCTGTTGCTGACACGCTAGAATCAATGTCGTCATTTAGACCATATCGCCCTGCATTGGGTATTGATAAAGCAATGGAATTGGTGCTAAGTGAGTCAGGCAATCAATTAGACCCATTACCAGTTCAGGCGGCAAAAAAGTTGTATGACCAAGGGGCTCTTAATATGCTTATTAGTCGCAAGTAG
- a CDS encoding GGDEF domain-containing protein, translating to MGFMGIFALFLYSLSFITQAGTAFFSFLLAIKSPTRYKWGWLFLCLGLTLMLGRRISPIFSILETNHFNMTDAILSLPISASLLIGTIGIHKLMSQVNTENQLMSILSQLDPLTNCLSRTETLYQLSNEIKRSQRTKKPFAVLELDIDHFKLINDEHGHNIGDEVLHSLATYIRSLLRSNDHFGRVGGEEFIIILPDTDEQQAKIIAERIREQVERKVDYSQSSVKPIQLTISIGICIAEITGSITAINDFCKVLIKQADEAMYRAKNNGRNQVAF from the coding sequence ATGGGCTTTATGGGCATATTTGCTCTATTTTTATATTCTCTATCTTTTATAACGCAAGCAGGAACAGCTTTCTTTTCCTTTTTGCTAGCAATCAAATCGCCGACAAGGTACAAGTGGGGCTGGCTTTTTCTATGCCTTGGTTTAACTTTAATGTTAGGGCGAAGAATTAGCCCTATTTTTTCCATATTAGAAACTAATCACTTCAATATGACAGATGCCATTCTTTCCTTGCCAATCTCAGCCTCGCTTTTAATTGGAACTATTGGCATTCACAAACTAATGTCTCAAGTAAATACTGAGAATCAATTAATGTCGATCCTCTCTCAACTTGATCCACTAACCAATTGCTTAAGTCGTACAGAAACTTTATACCAGTTATCTAATGAAATTAAGAGATCCCAGAGAACAAAAAAACCTTTCGCTGTACTTGAGTTAGATATCGACCACTTTAAGCTTATCAATGATGAACACGGCCACAATATCGGCGACGAAGTACTTCACTCATTGGCTACTTATATTAGAAGTCTATTGCGCAGTAATGATCACTTTGGGCGTGTGGGTGGAGAGGAGTTCATTATTATTCTTCCCGATACTGACGAGCAGCAAGCCAAGATAATCGCAGAGCGTATTAGAGAGCAGGTTGAGAGAAAAGTTGACTATAGCCAATCAAGCGTTAAGCCAATTCAGCTGACCATTAGCATTGGCATATGCATTGCTGAAATAACTGGGTCGATTACTGCTATTAATGATTTTTGCAAAGTTCTTATAAAGCAAGCAGATGAGGCAATGTATAGGGCAAAAAATAACGGCAGAAATCAAGTTGCCTTTTAG
- a CDS encoding glycosyltransferase family 2 protein, with protein MGLSIWLSLPWYSDLATQIGGVFAYFLITMIAIVPGFMNAFVFISLLLDKRPKVIADQRYLPVTILIAAYNEAMSIEATLMSLIKQEYPEKIKIIVISDGSIDGTVDKVRSIAANHSNIELIYLQHNGGKASALNHGLSHSTTDVVITIDADGYVFKDGIRNLVGRYLSDPPNTKAVAGEILIRNSRENWITKAQEWDYFLGIASVKRIQSLFQGTLVAQGAFSLYDRKVLLELGGWPEMVGEDIVLTWKMLNRGYRIGHAEDALVFTDCPNTLKKFVKQRQRWSRGLIEAFKENPLLLFRPRLTTLYVWWNTMFPLMDIAYTFGFIPGLILACFGIYWIVGPMTLFLLPMAASLNWLMYIRGKKMFESEHLHIRANWFGFVFYVFAYGLILQPACVYGYFSEFFNLKKSWGTK; from the coding sequence ATGGGGTTATCAATCTGGCTTTCTCTGCCTTGGTATTCCGATCTAGCAACTCAAATAGGCGGAGTATTTGCGTATTTTCTGATTACGATGATCGCAATTGTCCCAGGCTTCATGAATGCATTTGTTTTTATATCTTTACTGCTGGATAAGCGTCCAAAAGTAATTGCTGACCAAAGATATTTGCCAGTAACTATATTAATTGCCGCTTATAACGAAGCTATGTCAATTGAAGCTACTTTGATGAGTTTGATTAAGCAAGAATACCCAGAAAAGATAAAAATAATTGTAATAAGTGATGGCTCAATAGACGGAACCGTTGATAAGGTTCGCAGTATTGCTGCAAATCATTCAAATATTGAACTAATCTATTTACAGCATAACGGCGGTAAGGCCTCCGCACTAAATCATGGTTTGAGTCATTCAACTACTGATGTAGTGATTACGATTGACGCTGATGGATATGTGTTCAAAGATGGAATTCGTAATTTGGTTGGTAGATATTTGTCAGATCCTCCCAATACAAAGGCAGTGGCCGGTGAAATACTGATACGAAATTCTCGTGAAAATTGGATCACAAAGGCGCAAGAATGGGATTATTTCTTGGGTATAGCTAGCGTTAAAAGAATTCAATCTTTATTTCAAGGCACATTGGTCGCGCAGGGGGCTTTTTCTCTCTATGACAGAAAGGTCTTATTAGAGCTTGGCGGTTGGCCGGAGATGGTTGGCGAAGACATTGTATTAACCTGGAAGATGCTTAATCGTGGTTATCGGATTGGTCACGCCGAGGATGCACTTGTATTTACGGATTGCCCTAATACCCTTAAGAAGTTTGTTAAACAGCGACAGCGTTGGTCCAGAGGGTTGATTGAGGCATTTAAGGAAAATCCGTTATTGTTGTTTAGGCCTCGATTAACCACCTTATATGTTTGGTGGAATACGATGTTCCCATTGATGGATATTGCCTATACCTTTGGATTTATTCCGGGGCTGATTTTGGCGTGTTTTGGAATTTATTGGATAGTTGGTCCCATGACCTTGTTCTTGCTGCCAATGGCTGCATCATTAAATTGGCTCATGTACATCAGAGGCAAAAAGATGTTTGAGAGTGAGCATCTTCATATTCGAGCCAATTGGTTTGGATTTGTATTTTATGTATTTGCTTACGGCTTAATACTCCAGCCTGCATGTGTGTATGGGTACTTCTCTGAATTTTTTAATCTTAAAAAATCATGGGGTACGAAATGA
- a CDS encoding MFS transporter — protein sequence MFKSILALPRAVWLIGLISLVNDSASEMLYPLMPLYLASVLMAGPKALGIIEGIAEATSSIFKLVSGVIVDRTKKAKPWIVLGYSLAGIGRPLIAIANSWLWVLAIRFTDRMGKGLRSSPRDALLAESVNKNQRGITFGLHRSMDNAGAVIGPLLAALFLSLGVPLRDIFLWAVVPAIVTIVLALCIKEPHKEAVPQASKFGWSLEGMPNQFKRYLVVAGIFALANSSDMFLLLRAREAGVPQADIPLLWAAISLITTLFGTPLSALSDQFGRKRFILIAWIAFAFFYIAMGLPGISMFQIFALFGIYGLFKAATEGVEKALVADMAPKGLAGTAFGWFNLVTGLMLFPASFIFGWIYEAITPLYAFLFSGGCALVAFMLMAFWVDGKMHFKPNLIKS from the coding sequence ATGTTTAAAAGTATCCTCGCCCTTCCTCGAGCCGTGTGGCTCATCGGGCTCATTAGTCTAGTCAATGACTCGGCTAGTGAAATGCTTTACCCCTTAATGCCTTTATATCTTGCCTCGGTATTAATGGCTGGTCCAAAGGCGCTGGGCATTATTGAAGGGATTGCTGAGGCTACTTCCAGTATTTTTAAATTAGTTTCAGGCGTAATCGTAGATCGCACTAAAAAGGCAAAGCCGTGGATTGTGCTGGGTTATTCACTTGCTGGTATTGGTAGACCTCTAATAGCAATCGCCAATTCTTGGTTATGGGTTCTGGCTATTCGCTTTACAGATCGTATGGGTAAAGGCCTTCGTAGTTCGCCTCGAGACGCCTTATTGGCAGAAAGCGTTAATAAAAATCAGAGAGGCATTACCTTTGGGCTCCATCGCTCTATGGATAATGCCGGCGCAGTCATTGGCCCGTTGTTAGCTGCGCTATTTTTATCTTTAGGGGTGCCACTCAGAGATATTTTTCTATGGGCGGTTGTGCCGGCAATCGTCACCATTGTGCTTGCCTTGTGTATTAAAGAGCCCCACAAAGAAGCCGTTCCACAAGCGAGTAAATTTGGTTGGTCTCTTGAGGGTATGCCTAATCAATTTAAAAGATATCTTGTTGTAGCAGGTATCTTTGCTTTGGCTAACTCCTCAGATATGTTCTTGCTATTAAGAGCAAGAGAGGCTGGGGTACCACAAGCAGATATTCCTTTGTTATGGGCAGCCATCTCTCTCATTACGACTTTATTTGGAACGCCTTTATCGGCCTTATCAGATCAGTTTGGCCGAAAGCGTTTTATTTTGATTGCGTGGATTGCTTTTGCTTTCTTTTATATCGCCATGGGCTTGCCTGGGATTTCTATGTTCCAAATATTTGCCTTGTTTGGAATTTATGGATTGTTTAAAGCCGCAACCGAAGGGGTGGAGAAAGCATTGGTAGCCGATATGGCGCCCAAGGGTCTAGCAGGCACAGCTTTTGGTTGGTTCAATCTCGTCACAGGTTTGATGTTGTTCCCAGCCTCGTTTATTTTTGGTTGGATTTATGAAGCCATTACGCCTTTATATGCCTTCCTATTTTCAGGTGGCTGTGCGCTTGTGGCATTTATGTTGATGGCGTTTTGGGTTGATGGAAAAATGCACTTTAAGCCGAATTTAATCAAGTCTTGA
- a CDS encoding CDGSH iron-sulfur domain-containing protein, which produces MPYAIEVKAGQEYWLCVCGLSGTGLCNGSHKTTDKTPSQFKATKDETIYVCGCTKTKNSPFCDGTHNSL; this is translated from the coding sequence ATGCCCTACGCAATTGAAGTGAAAGCCGGTCAAGAATATTGGTTATGTGTTTGCGGCCTCAGCGGCACAGGCCTATGCAATGGTTCACACAAGACTACAGATAAGACACCAAGTCAATTTAAAGCAACCAAAGATGAGACCATCTATGTATGCGGCTGCACCAAAACCAAAAACAGCCCATTTTGCGATGGGACACATAACTCGCTGTAG
- a CDS encoding integrase core domain-containing protein: MPGNVSTKMDEKLKFVSRYLDGEKISALCQEFGISRVTCHKIIDRYKDSGLEAFTDRSRRPFRQANHLPFQVEQLIVKLKKEFPTWGAPKLRDRLHTHYPDIALPAKSTVHAVLDRHGLVKKKRGRHHPKLTGTNLSDLKEPNALWCVDYKGEFMLGNKQYCYPLTVTDYASRFLICCEGLESTREAQAFTVFEQLFKEYGLPGSIRSDNGVPFACANALYGLSSLSVWWLRLGIGIERIKPGNPQQNGRHERMHLTLKQATTKPPAKTLLQQQDKFEDFIYEYNYERPHQALDMKKPADLYMPSARKYEGLPDVSYPFHDKTVTVTNCGRICLDGKKIHFSTVFAGHDVGLRQVEDDVWLVSFMDYDMAYFDMESSRVQALENPFGPKVLGM, translated from the coding sequence ATGCCGGGCAATGTTAGTACGAAGATGGACGAAAAGCTCAAATTTGTGTCGCGTTACTTAGATGGCGAGAAGATCTCTGCCTTATGCCAGGAGTTCGGAATCTCTAGGGTGACTTGCCATAAGATCATTGATCGCTATAAAGATAGTGGTTTAGAAGCCTTTACCGATCGCAGTAGACGCCCGTTTCGGCAAGCCAACCACTTACCCTTCCAGGTCGAGCAACTCATTGTCAAACTCAAAAAGGAGTTTCCGACTTGGGGCGCTCCTAAACTGCGGGATCGATTGCACACCCATTACCCCGATATTGCCTTGCCAGCTAAAAGTACAGTACACGCGGTACTCGATCGCCATGGCTTAGTGAAAAAGAAACGGGGTCGCCACCATCCCAAACTCACGGGAACCAACTTATCCGATCTCAAAGAGCCTAATGCCCTGTGGTGTGTCGATTACAAAGGCGAATTTATGCTCGGTAACAAGCAGTATTGTTACCCCTTAACGGTGACGGACTATGCCAGTCGCTTTTTGATTTGCTGTGAAGGGCTAGAGAGTACCCGAGAAGCCCAGGCCTTTACCGTCTTTGAGCAACTCTTTAAAGAGTATGGGCTGCCAGGCAGTATCCGCTCAGATAATGGTGTGCCCTTTGCGTGCGCCAATGCACTCTATGGTCTCTCTAGCTTATCGGTGTGGTGGCTGCGCTTAGGGATTGGGATTGAGCGCATTAAGCCAGGCAATCCTCAGCAAAATGGTCGGCATGAACGCATGCACTTAACGCTCAAACAAGCGACGACTAAACCGCCAGCTAAAACGCTGTTGCAACAACAAGATAAGTTTGAAGACTTTATCTATGAGTACAACTATGAGCGTCCTCATCAAGCCCTGGACATGAAAAAACCAGCCGATCTGTATATGCCATCGGCCCGCAAATACGAAGGCTTGCCTGATGTCAGCTATCCCTTCCACGATAAAACCGTCACTGTTACCAACTGCGGACGCATCTGTTTGGATGGCAAGAAGATTCACTTTAGTACGGTGTTCGCTGGTCATGACGTAGGATTGCGGCAAGTCGAGGACGACGTGTGGCTAGTCAGCTTTATGGATTACGATATGGCTTACTTTGATATGGAGTCTTCGCGGGTACAAGCCCTAGAAAACCCATTTGGTCCCAAAGTATTGGGGATGTGA
- a CDS encoding DUF2892 domain-containing protein, which yields MGGVDMQCNVGGADRVIRIVIGLVLIGLTLTDKIGDWGWIGVLPLVTGVFRFCPAYSIMGCKSCSKDSSCCK from the coding sequence ATGGGAGGTGTTGATATGCAATGCAATGTTGGTGGTGCTGATAGAGTGATTCGGATCGTTATCGGTTTAGTTTTAATCGGATTAACTCTCACTGATAAAATTGGAGATTGGGGTTGGATAGGGGTTCTTCCACTAGTAACGGGCGTATTTAGGTTTTGCCCAGCCTATTCAATCATGGGATGCAAAAGTTGCTCAAAAGACAGCTCTTGCTGTAAGTAA